A region of the Gambusia affinis linkage group LG11, SWU_Gaff_1.0, whole genome shotgun sequence genome:
GAAACCTCAGGCATTTCTGGAAGGCCCTAATCCATTCTAAAGGTAGATGCCAAACAGCATGCAGCTCAAACACCAAACACCAGCAGCCGGcgacattaacaaaaacaaaagtaaaaaaaaaaagatgacaaaagGATTATTAAGCACTTGCAacacctttttatttatatttgtaagcAGTAAAATTCTTATCACAATTAAAGGAAGGAAACACCTCTTAAAACTTTGAACAGAAATTAGCACAGAACGAAACAACTGCCCGTGTTTGTAGCTCGTCATTGTACATATTTATAGGTAAAGAAACattctttttataaatactGTTTCATCTGTAGCAAGTAAATAccataatttaattacaaatggATAAATATGGCAGCTGGtatttacaacaaaagaaaggaaagggTGTGTGGgtagtgaacaaaaaaaaaagacaaacaaaaaaaataataaatttaaaaaacgaCACGACGTTTATTTGACCTCACAATCTTTCCAGatagtgttttttcttcttcttgttcttcttcttcttcacaattTGAACTTGCCAAGCACAAAACATCACAAGTTAAGCCCCAGcaaactaaaatatacattCACGATGATGATTATTGTGGTCTGTTGGAGTTAGAAGGTTAACTTTGGCACTCTCTCCAGTTTATAGATGTTTTAGTATAGTACAATCAGTTTGCCTCAGGATCACGATATTCAACAGTATTGTACAGATTTTAATGGTAATATGTGCACTAAGATTCCAGTTAGAGAAACAGCTACCTGAAGGAACATCTAAACACCAAAAGACTTGACAAAACTACCACAACCAAATGGGAacgtggattttttttttcttcattttctccttttaagtTCCTATTTACAGTATGAAACACACCCTCTAAGGTTTATTTATTATACACATTTTCCTCTGTTGGTCGTCATCATCGTCCTGCCTGGTGGACAAtaacatacaaaataaatgtttatttttttgtgtgtgtgcgtgtgtgtctccGAATAAAAAGTATATCCTGTGGAATGCCCCAGTGCTGTGAAGTGTGTGTGGCttcgttttatttatttttattttttttgggggggcgggggaattgtttgtttttgttttttcgaGCTCAGTCCTACACATACCACTCACTGAAATTGGAGGACAGGCCACTGTGGCTGGTGGTGTTGTGCACAGCTGAGGCTGGGGACAGGGTGGTGTTGCTTTGGGTCTCGGTGGTGGGGGACACCAGGCCCGGGGGTGTGGACGATTCGTAACCGGAGCTTGCAGCTGGCGATGAATCTGACGCAGGTGGAGTGGACTCGTGGACCTGGTCgatgagagaaaaagaagaatcaaGCATTTGAAGATAAAGCAAggagatgcaaaaaaaacaaaacaaaacaaaacaaaaaaaaaacaggcagatgTTGGCATTTGCAAACAGCTGACAAAAGTCTCATATTACCATGCTAAATCTTAGACACAACCAGAGATTTGATTATTGACAGCATAGagcacacacgcccacacacactgtCCCATAAGCCAGATATATTTACCTTCATGTGTTTTCGCAGTGAGCTGGGGTGTGTGTAGGACTTGTCGCACATTTTGCACAGATAAGGCTTGTCCGACGTGTGGACGTGCATGTGTTTCTTTCGGTCACTGCTGTTCGCGAATCTTCTGTCACATCCCTCAAACTCGCACTGGAAAGGTTTCTctcctgcagaagaaaaacaacaaccagataCACATATGAGTCagactatatatttttttaatgaaatcgCCTCAGGTGTTGCATTGATGTAGGTAAAACAACAAGATTTGTGCGTAAAAATCCCACCcaccccctctctctctctcgctctctcttccTTGCAGTGGTGTTTAAAGTTTAGGCAGCTGATTTTAAAACGAGTGTGGataaaggaggaggagggggtgaGTTGGAAGACTTATTTAGCCTAAATAATGCGCATAGTGATTTAGGAAAGGGGGGTTGGGGGTGGGAAGGCCGTTGTCGATGGGGCCTTTACACTGGAGGGATACCATTTGGTGCGaagacaataaaaatctaattagcaCGTGATCAATTTCATGTATCCCCTCAACCCCCAAGAAAATGCGTTCAAATGcggtaataaaaaaagaaagaaagaaaaaaagaagaagaagaaaaaagtggcTGATAATGGCCCAGTCTAGCACCTCAGCTCATATCAGAAGGGGCGCAAACAAAAGCCTTTCCccctgctggtgctgctgctcctgcGATCCGCCACAACCAGATGCACGAGTCGAGAtcgaaatatttaattaataaagcCCAGATAAAACGCTACGGGGAGAGGAGCGCAGCTGAGGAGATAAGCGCTATTAAAGCGCGTTCGTGAACGAGCTGATGCGATTTACTACACTAGCCGGGGCCGCTCAGCTGCGCACGCAAAGCGCTCCCACTGTTCTCACTGACCCATTTCTACTGGAcgttaaattaaaaagtaaacagCACCAGTTCGGAAGCATTCGGTGCGACggggaggaagaaaggaagagggGGGGAGACCTGCTTTAACATCCGATGGAATAGTTATAAAAGAGTCCGAGAGCACGTTCAATGGTTGAAAATGAGCGATAGCCGCTTCGGCTCTAAATCTACTTTGTTACTACGACTGCGATCTACTTTAGTAGCCTAAAATACTCGCTCTTAATCAGATTCTATCGTGAGTTTCTGAGAGCAAGACGCGGTTAGATGACACGAAAAATAACATTACACGCAGGCCAATAGCAATTACACGAATCCTAATTGTTTAAATCAATTTACAGGTAATTCCCGGAGGtactatttttaaatctaagatCCCTCTCCTCCCCCCCCACCCCGCGGTTAAAATTAGGGGCCTACCTGTGTGCGTTCTCTTGTGGATCTTCAAGTTTTCCGAGCGGGCGAAGACCTTGCCGCAGCCGGGGAAGGGGCACGGGAAGGGCTTCTCCCCCGTGTGCACGCGAATGTGGTTCACCAGTTTGTATTTCGCCTTGAACGGCTTGCTCTCCCGGGAGCAGTCCTCCCAAAAGCAGATGTGGTTGGTCTGCTCCGGCCCGCCGACGTGCTCCACCGAGACGTGCGTGACCAGCTCGTGCATGGTGCTGAAAGTTTTGTTGCAGCACTTCTTGGGGTTGCTCAGCTGCTCCGGGTCGATCCACTTGCAGATGAGCTCCTGCTTGATGCACTGCTGCCTCATGTAGCGGAAAAAGGCACCggggtgatggtggtggtgggcTGCCATGTTCATGCCCATGTTCATATTCATGGAGCCGTACTGGTTGTGCAGCTGCGCGGCCGAGTACGGGTCGGTCCTCGGGCTGGAGACCTGGTGGTACTGCTCGGAGCGCCCGAAAACTTCACCCGGCAGTCCGAGCCTCATCTGGCCGTTCAGGACGTTCGGGGAGCCGTGGGAGCCGTGCTGGTCGTGGATCCCGGGGAAGAGAATGTGGCTCTGAGTGTCTGTGTGGGAGTGATGAAGGGACCCCGCCGTGGGGCCAAAAATAGCGTGCTGGCCGCTCGCCGGAGAGGATTCTCCGAAGCCGCGGCTGCGAAAGAGAAAGTCCCTGGTGGAGTTGAAAGGGGAGCTCGCATACGACGTGACATGGGCGGCGTGGGCCCCCAGAGCCGCTGCGGGGTAGCCCGGCGCCTGGGTGGTGAAGGCAGAGCTCTGTCCCGGGGAGAGATCGTGGTTCAGCTTGAAAGCACCCATGTGTGCGGAGTCTACAAAGCTGTTCTGCGCCAAACTCAAGTCTCTGTCCTGCATCTCGCTCGCAGAGTGATGCCTGGCGAACGTACCCACTCCCAGTCCGGGGAACTGGTGGCCAGCATCAagtaacatgttttattattattatttatttatttttacgaAACCAGCGTAGATgtcttcctttttattattacagtaaaaagaaagatgaaaaaaaaaaaaaaaaaaaaaaagatcaaatgttGACACGCAACGATGCAACTTCCAGCTTTGGAAACACCATATCAGGCGTGAATCAAAAGCGCTTCTCCGCGCATAATTAAAAGATTTCAATTTAACTATcaaggggggggaaaaaatctaatttacatCGGATCGAAAAATCCAAACGAAAGTGAAGGATTCCCTTGAGTCCTCTCCTCCTGGCTGTGCTTTAGTGAAactaagaagaagaagaaaaatactgtTCGATCAAAACAATTATCTTATTAGACGTCTTCTGCGCACGCCGAGCGAGTGTGTTTGGAGCAtctcaagaataaaaaaaaaacagaaaagaaaaggaaaaaaacattcaccGCGATCCAGTTTGGGCACGGATTTATGTCTCTGGCTCGGAATGAGCGCTTTATCGGCGGAGGGTCCCTGTTTCTCCGTGGACTGGCTCTACCTCCTCTTCCGCCCCCTTTAACTGGAGCCCGTTCTCTCCTTCCGCGCAGTCTCATTGGCCACCGCGCCTCATCAATCCCAGGTGCCCCTCCAATGGCAGGTAGAGCTCTGGCGACTTAATAGCGCAACGCCATTTTTCCAAGCAAACGTTTACCGCCTACTTTTTAGGGTCGAAGATTTTGTCTTCCCCCCCAACCCCATGTTTCTTTTGAGCAGGCTTAGAGGATCACGACAAGGGAGACGAGAGCgcgtttttttttggtttgtttgtttgttttcttttttttattgttgtcttgTTATTGTTGATATTTTCAGGGTGTTACGCTGGTCATGGCAGTGAATGATAAACAATTTGTTAGATAGGAAAATAGTCATGTACTTATTAATCCTGCCAAAATCTGGCGCAGCAGCTCTACGTATTTCTAGATGTATTCAAAGTTTAGCACGACACATGTCACACAACgtcgatagatagatagatagatagatagatagatagatagatagatagatagatagatagatagatagatagatagatagatagatagatagatagatagatagatagatagatagatagatagatagatagatagatagatagatagatagatagatagatagatagatagatagatagatagattttattggaatttcaaTCCAACACAAACCAGCACATAATAAAGTTATAAGAAATACTCCTTTAAATCTTAAAAGCATCAGCTGTCTGGTGAAACCAAAGTTGAACTTTGTGGTCTAGAAGAAACAAGACACAAAACCTTTCCAACACAAATCTCCATAGCAACATGTAGTCACATAAACATTTGCAAACTGATTCACAACCCCTTCAGCGCCATTCAAAGGACCTACAGGCGTCTATATTTAGATGGCACCAAACTTGAACTTTGACCCTTATTGCACAACCACCACCATCATGGGGAAACATTTTGGTGGTGGCATCATAATGCTGAGGGGACGCCACCACAGATAGACTCATAAGTGTGTGGCTCCATGTGGATTTTGGTGGCTTCCCAAACGACCACAAGTGGATTATGTGTTTTCGCCCTACAAACCACCGGTGCTTGTTGCTGGCGCTTTAATGTTAACGGTTATGCACAGGGCTGCTTCTGCTGCTCCCTCTGCGGTTCCCGGCAGCCACCACACCAAATGAAGCTGCATGTTCACGGTGGTGAACAGCAAACGGATCAAAGTGAGTCCTCGGTGGTCTGTAAATCTGAGGCTGTTCTTGTATGAAACGTGTCGTATTTATACTGCTTTAGTTTCATCCTAAAATCTGGCTGAAAAATACGTCCAGacaattgttttcttcttcttcttcttaagcCCTCGTTTTCCTGGCAACTTTCCACTCAGTCTGAGCCGAAACGGTTAACACACACGCCATACATCACAGCTGCTCATTCGCTCCCCAAAGCCAAAAAGGAAGTTTACTTACATTTTCACCACATAAAAATCCACGCAGGCTCCCTTGTCCCGTTCACCACAGAGGAGCACTCTGTCAGTCTCGACTCTACGGACTCTGGGCGACAAATAACGGTGAAAGCCCagggaaagttttttttttttcttcttcttctttaaaattGTGTCTCCTGGCTTGAAGTTAACGGGGGGAGGCTGGGCCGCTGTGTGTGCGCCATTCTCCCAAGTCTATTTCAACCCGCACCACAGGAAACGCAGGAGCTGATCCAAGTTCAAAGTCACGTCTGCCGACCCCTATAAgaagttctttatttttgtgggaAAACCAGGGAGCATTCCCCAGATAGAGAGAAAGgcataaagaaaattaaaaaaaaaaaaaagaagaagaaaaaggaaaaaaaaatcaatagggGACGGCTGCAGCTCTCTTCTagctgaaggaaaagaaaaaagaagaagaagaaaaaaaaagagggtcTGGCCCATTGCAAAATCCCCCCAAAGAGCAGTATTTCAACAGGTTATTAGAGGCACTATATTACACATTGAGAGCCGTTCTGCAGATGTAGTGCCATAAATCACTGGAAATGTGAGTCAAAATGGGAAGTGAGAGCTCACGGAAAGCAGTGACAGCCTCAGCACTGCGTGCAGGGAAACGCCATCAATAAAACCTGCAATCTTGATCACATAAGGGGCGCTCCGGCTGCGTTGTTATAAGGAACGTTCCTCCCCTCTGTTGGCCCGACAGTATCAATATGTT
Encoded here:
- the zic2a gene encoding zinc finger protein ZIC 2a encodes the protein MLLDAGHQFPGLGVGTFARHHSASEMQDRDLSLAQNSFVDSAHMGAFKLNHDLSPGQSSAFTTQAPGYPAAALGAHAAHVTSYASSPFNSTRDFLFRSRGFGESSPASGQHAIFGPTAGSLHHSHTDTQSHILFPGIHDQHGSHGSPNVLNGQMRLGLPGEVFGRSEQYHQVSSPRTDPYSAAQLHNQYGSMNMNMGMNMAAHHHHHPGAFFRYMRQQCIKQELICKWIDPEQLSNPKKCCNKTFSTMHELVTHVSVEHVGGPEQTNHICFWEDCSRESKPFKAKYKLVNHIRVHTGEKPFPCPFPGCGKVFARSENLKIHKRTHTGEKPFQCEFEGCDRRFANSSDRKKHMHVHTSDKPYLCKMCDKSYTHPSSLRKHMKVHESTPPASDSSPAASSGYESSTPPGLVSPTTETQSNTTLSPASAVHNTTSHSGLSSNFSEWYV